CACTCAGACTGATCAGTGATGACACCAGCATGAAAAGCATATTTGCTCGCAATTCACTTAAATAGGGATTATCGATGAGCAATACCAGCGGTATACCACCCAGTCCCCGCAGCACATAAGCCGCAGATATCAACACCAGAGCGAACTTGCAGAACGGCAATCGACGAATCATGCCGACAGCGCTGAACGCATAAGCCGCCCAGGCTGCAAAGATCAACGCGACACCGGTTGTGAGGATCGCTGGATAGATCGAGCCGTTATCGGCCATAGTTGCCAGTTCTTCGCCGGCACCGAAAAAGCGATACCAGTCACCACCGGCAATGATGATGGCAACATGAAGCAAAGCAATGGTCAGACTACAGCCTCCAGCGAGCACTAAGATACGAGCTTTCAAAACATCCCCCATTGCATTAAACATACAGGTAAAAATATAGAAGAGTTATAATGCATAAACCGTGACGAGCCCATAGGAGTTTTTCAAGATTCTGTTACAATAAAACGCAAATCAGAGGACCCTATTCAAGGGTTGCCACCTCTGACTCGACAAGAAAAATCAGATATCAATAAATCGATCACCCCGGAAAGAAACCAGAATGTCTGTTGCTGCCACATGTTACCGCCCTGTTCACCGGCTTATTTTCATCTTGTTTCTATTCATACCATTGGCATTAAGTGGCTGCCAATATTTTGCCGGAACACGCGCCGGGACAGTGGAACCACCGCTTGAAGAAAAAATCGGCCAGCTGTTGCTGGTAGGGTTTCGCGGTCAAACTCTGGAACAGGCTCCCACCCTTGTCAAAGATGTTCAAAAACGCCATCTCGGCGGTGTCATTTTGTTTGATGTCGACGTTCAACTCGGCCAGACAGGACGCAATATTGCCACCCCCGCTCAGCTGCAACAACTAACATCAAACCTTCAGGCATTATCCGACCAGCCTTTGCTGATCGCTATTGATCAGGAGGGGGGACGCATTGCCCGGCTCAAACCGGCCCAGGGCTTCCCCGCCACGCCTTCCCATCACGAACTCGGCGAGGCGGCGGACCTCCATCAGACCTTTGAACAGAGTAAAGCGCTGGCAAATACACTGGAAAACATGGGGTTCAATCTGAACCTGGCCCCGGTGGTCGATCTGTGCAGCAATCCCGATAATCCGGTGATAGCAAAACTCGATCGCTGTTTTTCCGCAAATCCTGAAAAAGTCTCAGAGCAGGCATCTGCCTACATCGCCGGCCATCATCAGACATGTGTCCTGACCTGTCTCAAACACTTTCCCGGCCATGGCAGTTCAACAACAGATTCCCATCAGGGTTTTACCGATATCACTGCCAGCTGGAGCGAAGGCGAACTCATCCCCTACCGTGACCTGATTCAGCATGGGCGCGTTGATGCCATCATGACGGCTCACGTCTTCAATGCCCGTCTGGATGCGAATGATCCGGCCACGTTGTCGAAACCTATTATCAGTGGCCTGTTGCGCGGGGTACTGGGGTATGAGGGGGTCGTTATTTCAGACGACCTGCAGATGAAAGCGATCAGCGATCATTACGGGCTGGAAACAGCCATTGAAAAAGCACTCAATGCCGGAGTGGATATGCTGGTGTTCGGCAACAACCTCAGCTACAACGAACACTGTGTAGAGCAGGCTGTTGACATGATCCGCCGTCTGGTCAAACAGGGTAGAATCAGTGAGGAAAGGATCAATGAATCCTGGCAGCGTATCACCATGCTAAAACGACGCCTGAGCGTCAAACAGCATCGCAGGCACTCAAGCGATCTGCTCACCGTTGACACTCACCTGCAAGGAACCTTCGGCGCTAAAGCCAAGTGAAAAATCACCGGCGGAGTGTTGTCCGTCAAACAGATCGGTGTATTTGGACATCAGAACAGCGATTTCACCATCTGACATCCCCTGGCTTTCCTCCTGGAATTGTGCAGCGCGCTGAATACCTGCCAAATGGGAGGACAAGGCATTCACGGTACTCATTTCACGCGCTAAAGCAGGGTTTTCATCGAGCATTTGGGTAAATTCTTCGGCATAAGGATAGTCCTGCGGTAACACCAGCTGTCCCCGATTATCATACTGGATGCTCTCCGGTGCGACAGGGATCTGATAATCGCTCATCAGCCCCGGCAACGTGTTGGAGATATGCGTGGCCAACGCATTGATATTATTTTCGCTGGGAAACAGCAACGGTGGAAGTGACTCAATTCCACCTGAAAACGATTTCTCAGAGGGAGTAAAATATGCATCAATATCCAGCTCAACATCGCCTTTGTTGGTATTGAACACAGCGGTGGAAGAACGTTGAACCTGCGTTTCAGACTGACTTGCCGCTAACTCACGCGCCTGAGCGGATAGTGTCACCGTATCCTGCCGGCTTGGGGTAGCCGTCGAAAAGTTCTGACCTGACTGAGTGGCTGGTGGGACCACTGACGATGAACGATTGATAGCACCATAAACATCATAACCCTGAGCGGAAAAGACCTGCATAACCTCTCCTCTACCAAAAACAGTTCATCAGAAAATTAATACCAACTATGAAATCTCTCTACTTATCGGCGCGCCTTCAGAAAAATTAACTTTTTATTTGTCGGCACGATTGAAACGCTCTTTGAGAGGGTCTATGATCAGCCCATGACTGACTACTCTCCTCCGCTTTATCTGCGCAACGGACACCTGCAAACCATTTATCCGACGCTGTTTCGCAAACTCCGTTGTCCCGTCTATCAGCGGGAACGAATCTTTACACCCGATGATGATTTTCTCGATCTGGACTGGTCCTGTGTCAATGGCAAAACATTAGTCATTCTCTGTCACGGGCTGGAAGGCAATTCGACCCGTGACTACATCAAAGGGATGGTCAAGGCAGTCAATGGGCAGGGAATGGATGCTGTGGCGTGGAATTATCGTGGCTGCAGCGGTGAGCCGAATCGGCAGAAAATCATGTACCACAACGGCGCCACGTATGATCTGGAGACTGTCGTACAACATGCCGCAACTAGCGGTCGCTATGAGCACATTTTCCTGATTGGCTTTTCTATGGGCGGTAATCTCGCCCTCCTCTACGCCGGGCAACAGGCCAAAAATATCTATCCTTTGATCCGGGGCGTTGTCGGCTTTTCCGTGCCCTGCGAACTCGGTCACAGCAGCCAGGCACTAGAACATCCGTCTTGTGCTATCTACATGAAACGCTTCCTGATCAAACTTCACAAAAAGCTTCTCGACAAAAGCGCACAGTTTCCAGATCACATTTCCATCGAAAACTATCACCAGATCAAAACATTCAAACAATTTGATGATCGCTACACCGCCCCGCTGCATGGCTTTGCTGACGCACAAGATTACTGGTACCGTTGCAGTTGCAATCGCCATCTGACACGAATCAATGTTCCCACCCTGATCGTCAACGCGTTAGATGATCCGTTTCTCATCAACGACTGTTATCCGCGAGACCTGGTCAAAGCCAATCCCTGCTTGACCCTGGAAACGCCGCGCTATGGCGGTCACGTTGGCTTCATGCTACCGGGGCAAACCTATTGGTCTGAACAGCGCGCTCTATCTTTTATCCAAAAACAGCTTAATTCGCACGCCATCACAGCCTGATCACATTATAAAATTCACAGGCAAAAAAACATTGCACCTAAATAGATAGGATGTTAACTATTAGAAATGAAAACTAACGGAATCAAACGTTGGGCGGCACTGTCTCCGCTGATTATAGCTGTCGGGCACGCCTGGAAACGCCGCGTCAATCAGGAATTGACCGATCACAACATCTCAACGGCGACCGCTTTGCCGATCATCATGCTGATACGTCAGGAAAAACCGATGCGCCAATGTGAACTGGCTGAGGTGCTGGGCATTGAAGGGCCGTCACTGGTGCGAGTGATCGACGGTATGGAGCAAAGCGGCTTTGTCGAACGGATTACCGACCCTTCCGACCGCCGTGCCCGCCTGCTGGTCCTGGGCGATGCCGGACGTGAAGTCGGTGCTGAAGTAGAAAAAATCCTTGCCGAGCTGCGCATGACCATGCTGGAAGATGCCGACCCGGATGATGTCGATGCCACCATTCGTGTCCTCACTCTGCTGGCCAATCGGCTGGGAGCCTCACCACTGGATCCGGCGCAAACATGACCCAACGCGCACCATTTCGCCCCACCGTTCAACAAGTTGTTTTTTCACTGAAAACATTCTCTGCTGCGATGCTGGCCTACTACATTGCCCTGCGCTTTGATCTGCCACGCCCGTTCTGGGCTGTGGTGACGGTCTATGTGGTCGCCCATCCGTTGACCGGGGTCACCACATCCAAAGCGCATTACCGGCTAATCGGCACGATCATCGGCGGCATCGCCACGGTGATACTTGTTCCACTGCTGGTTTCATCACCCTTCCTGCTTACTTTGGCCATCGGTGTCTGGATCGGGCTGTGTCTGTTTTTCAGTCTGCTCGATCCGACACCACGCGCCTATGTTTTTATGCTGGCAGGCTATACCCTGGCGATCACCGGCTTCATGTTGACCGGCACCCCGGAAGACTCCTTTCTTTACGCCGTGTCACGGGTTGAAGAGATCGGCATCGGCCTGGTCTGTTCGGCGGTGATTAACCGGGTCGTTTTTCCTCTTCCAGCCGGTGACGTGGTTCTGCGCCAGATCACGGCCTGGATGACGGATGCGACCCGTTTGACCATCGATAGCCTGGACCTGAACAGCCGGGCCGAAAATACCCTGAAAGACCGGCAAAAACTGGCAGCTGACGTGCGGGAGTTGGGACAATTTATTTCCCACTTGTCGTACGACACCTCCAAGCTGACCAATCTGGCGGACCTTGTCCGTTTATTGCAGTGGCGCATGACGCGATTGCTGCCCTCGTTGTCAACGCTGCACGACCGCATGCTGGCCCTGCAGTCCGATCAGGGCTGTCTGTCGGAAGATCTTCAGCAACTGATTCGTCAGGTGGTGATCTGGGTCAAGTGGACGGGCGCAACAAGCGCTCCCCAGCCCGACGTTCCTACGACACGCCAGTTATATCAAGCCATCACCGCGACGGAAAAAAAGCATTGCGAACACAACTGGTGTGACCTGCTCACCGTCAATTTTTGCCAGCATTTGCGACTGTTGATTAAAAGCTGGAATGACTGTACCTCACTCCACAAAGCCATCATCGGCAACGATCAGCAGATCCGCTTTCAATGGCAACGTTCGGCACGGTTACTCGACCGTGCCCGCCATCAGCATCGTGATTACGGCATGGCTTTTCTGTCGGCGATTACCGTGGTTATTTCAACCAGTGTGGCAACCCTGTTCTGGATTGCCAGCGGTTGGCAGGATGGGGCCGGGATCGCTCAATTGGCTGCGATTTTCTGTTGTCTGTTCGCGACCCTGGACGATCCGGTGCCGCTGATTCGCAAGTTCGCCCTGTTTACCGCCGTGTCCATCGCCATCGCCGCCTGTTATCAACTGGCGATTTTCCCGCGCGTGGACGGTTTTCCTGCCTTAGCGGCCTCCCTTGGTCTGTCATTGATCCCGGCGGGTTTGCTGGTGGCTATGCCGCCCTTCAGCGTGATCGGTGCCGTCGTCAGCGTTAACATCCCAATGGCGATCAACCTGCAAGGCCACCTCAATGCCGACTTCGCCACGTTTGCCAATGCCAATATCGCCACCCTGATCGGCTTTGCCACCGCCGGAATCACCACGGCCATCGTCCGCTCCATCGGCGCGGAAACCAGCGCCAAGCGCTTGTTGAAAAACAGCTGGCACGACCTGGAAAAGCTGGCAACAACCAAACGTCTGGAACAGATTCGTCCTTTTTCGCAACGACAGATGGATCGCCTGGCATTGATGGTTCCTCGCCTAGCCGTCCTGCCACCCGACTCGTCGCTGGCGGCCAGTGATTTTTTCCGTGAAATGCGTATGGGGCTGAACATGATGGAACTTCACAAACATAAAAAGCGTCTGTCACCTGATCTGCAGTGCAGCATTGACGACATTCTCAGGTGTCTGGCCGCGCATTATCAGTGCAAACGCCGTGTGGGTCATGCCCATACGGAAGATGAAGCCCATCTGGTTCGCCTGTTGGACCAAACATTGATCCAAGCCTTCAACTCATTGTCAACACGTTCCCGAGTCGTTCAGGCGCTCATCGGTCTGCGCCGAGGCATTGATGCGCTGCCGCCGACATGTTCAAAAACAACAGCTGAAAAGGTTTACTCATAATGGGACAGGTTGTGGATCTTTACGGCGTCTATCTGCCGATACTCACCGGATTGGCACTGATTGCCTATGTGTTCAACAGTTCGCTGAAACGTGCTCTGCTGCGTTGCAACTTCTACCGTTTTGTCTGGCATCCGCCTTTGTTCAATACCGCCAGCTATCTCATCATTTTGTGGGCGCTCTCCGCCCTGACAAGGATCCATTGAGCATGAAAAGCACCCCCGCTTTCGGACGTATTCTCTTCACCCTGGCCATGGTTATTTGTGCAGGCATTCTCAGTTTGCATTTATGGGATTACTACATGGAGGCGCCCTGGACCCGTGATGGGCGCATCTGCGTTGATGTCGTCAATCTCTCCTCCGATGTGTCCGGCCTGGTCAGCGATGTTTTGGTTCAAGACAATCAATTGGTCCACAAAGGCGATGTGCTATTTCGCATCGACAGAGCGCGTTTTGAATTGGCCTTTGAACAGACTAAAGCCCGTGTGTCGAGCACTCAAGCGGAATTGAAACTGGCCCAAAGCAACCTGGATCGTTATGAGAAGCTACAGGCCACCGCTGCGGTGACCCGTCAACAACTCGAGCAGGTTGAAACAGCGCATAAACAAGCGGTGGCTGCTTATGATCAGGCGCGTGCTGATTATGATCTGGCCGCCTACAATCTCAAATGCACCGAAATCAAAGCGCCAGTCAATGGTATGGTCACCAACCTGTCGTTATGGCCTGGAAACTATGTCAAAGCCGGCGAATCGTCTATCGCCCTGATCAATACGGACTCATTCTATGTGGCGGGATATTTTGAGGAGATCAAACTGGAGCGGATTCATGTCGGTGACAGCGCCATCGTCTCACCAATGGGTAGCCCGCTGACACTCAACGGCCATGTGGAAAGCATCACCTACGGCATCAATGATCGTGAACGCAGCAAGGACAGTCTTCTGGTGGATATCAATCCCACCTTCTCCTGGGTGCGGCTGGCACAACGCATTCCGGTGCGCATTCATCTCGACAGCGTCCCAGAATCAGTGCGTCTGGTCGCCGGGAGAACGGTTAGTGTGGCCATTGTCGAAGGCAGTGGCTCCTAACAGACAAACACCCGTTAAACCGTCATATCGATGGTCGTTCCGGTGGTCGCGGTATCGTTGCTGTCAGAACCACTGGCAGTTGTCACTGTCGAGGTTGTGTCACTCGTGTCAGTCGACGATTCCGAAGTTGTGGTGTCTGTACCCTCGACAGACGCCGTCTCTTCTTCACTGTAGTAATCGGTCAACATGTCACTGATGGCATCGGCATTCAATTGCATCATCACCGCGTTATACAAGCCTGAATAGGCACCATAATCACTGTCGGAATCGGTATCCGTTAACTCACTTAACGAATCAACCAACTCTTGAGTCAGGCTCAAGGAAACCGAATCCTCCGTAGTTGACGTTGTGGTTTCTTCCGTATCCGTGGTTTCCGAACTCTCGGCCGTCTCAGTCTCGGAACTGCTGTAGTAGCTCTCCAGGGCGGAATAAAGCGATGATGTGATGGAAGACAGGCTGCTCATGACAGAATCCTTTCGCCTCAGAGCTTCTGCAAAAAACCAATCACGGCGTTTTGCAAGAAACTCCTCTATCAAAGGGAAAAATCTGCCTTACAGTGTAACGGTTGTCATCTCAACTTAAGTGAAGAGTGTGTAAAGTAACGTAAAAAACGACCGTATGGTTACGGCCACACGGCATCCTTTTTCAGCAAGCGACACCCAGGATAACGTGTGACGCTTTAAAAAACGCGCAGGCGCGGCTGCCGGGTTGCAATTTCATATGTTGGGCACTTTCAGCCGTAATCACGGCGCTGATCGTATCACCACCAGGAATTTCGAGATCCACTTCCGTATTCACCGGTCCGTTGAGCAGCCTGCGGACCGTTCCCTCGAAAAGATTTCCCGCACTGATACGAAGCCCGTCCAGATCATCGGCAACGACAACAGACCCGGCCTGTATAAGCGCATAAACCGACAGGCCTTCGTGCAATTCCAGCGACTCAGCTGCACTGCGTGTAACAATGGCATGCAGCAAACTGCCCCCTTTAAGAGTCAGAGTCGCTTTGGCATGAACCGTGCCATAGGAGACGTTCGCTAAAGTTCCGTACAACACATTACGGGCACTGACCTTGACCGTCACCCGATCCAGAAAGTTCTCCAAGCCGCTCAAATCACCAAGTTTTTCTTCCAGACTTACGAGAAATGATTGATGCTCCTGCTGCAACAGCTGGTATTTGCGTATAATTTCCTTGCCAAGGTCGGTCAGATGCGTCCCACCGCCCCCTTTACCACCGCTGGCCTTTTCGACCAGTGGGAAATCGGAAAGGTTGTTAATCAGGTTAACCGCATCCCAGGCAGTCCGGTAGCTGATACCAAGAGCCTTGGCCGCTTTGTTGATAGATCCCAGTTCATCGATTTTTTCCAGAAGGCAAATTTTATCTCTGCCGACAAAGGGTTTATCCGCTTTGTGAAACCATAGCTGGCCTGCCAAACCAACGGATTCAAGTATTTCTTCCATACAATCTTCCTGCCCTGCTTATTTGGTGAATTTTCTCTATTCGGCGGAGAAGAAGCATAACGTACATCCCTGAACAATCCCATGAGAATCCGTACCCGAAGGAACGACTCAAGCCATCTCCATAAACAGTATCGTCACGAGAACACCCCTCTTTAAAAAGAATAATCAATAAAGCAAGTACCTGAAATTAAAAGAATTACTCTATAGATAAACAGCCATGCCGCACAATTTTCTTTCTCCTCTGGCACGCTCTTCGCTCTAGACGAAAACAACATCATCGAACGCATCATCACCAAAATCATTCAACAGGATCACCAAAAGGAGCGACATCATGACCAGAAAAATTGCGATTTACGGCAAAGGCGGTATCGGCAAATCAACCACCACCCAAAACACGGCGGCAGCCCTCGCCCACTTCCACGACAAAAAAATCTTCATCCACGGCTGTGATCCCAAGGCGGATTCCACCCGGCTGATCCTTGGCGGCAAGCCGCAGGAAACCCTGATGGATATGCTGCGCGACTACGGCGCGGAAAAAATCACCAACGAGATGGTCATCAAGAATGGCTACAAAAACATTCAGTGTGTTGAATCAGGTGGCCCGGAACCGGGCGTCGGCTGTGCCGGTCGCGGCGTTATTACCGCCATCGACCTGATGGAGGAAAACGGCGCCTACACTGATGACCTGGATTTCATCTTTTTCGACGTTCTCGGCGACGTGGTCTGTGGCGGTTTTGCCATGCCGATCCGCGATGGTAAGGCCGAAGAGGTCTACATCGTCGCCTCCGGTGAAATGATGGCCGTTTATGCCGCCAACAACATCTGCAAGGGCCTGACCAAATACGCCAAGCAAAGCGGCGTGCGCCTCGGCGGCATCATCTGCAACAGCCGCAATGTCGATGGCGAACTGGGCCTGATGAAAGAGTTTACCGAAGCCCTGGGCACCAAGATGATCCACTTTGTCCCACGCGATAACATCGTCCAGAAAGCTGAATTCCAGAAAAAAACCGTCACTGAATTCGACCCGGAAGAAAATCAGGCCCAGGAATACTGCGAACTGGCCCGCAAAATCATTGAAAACGAGGATTTTGTCATTCCCAAGCCGCTGACCATGGATGAGCTGGAAGACATGGTCGTCAAGTACGGGCTGGCCGACTGAAACAACACCTTTTTCACCCACAAGGAGAGCACACCATGCCTTATCATGAGTTTGAATGCAGCAAGGTGATCCCCGAACGGCGGGACCATGCCGTGATCAAGGGCAAGGGAGAGGATCTGACCTCTTGTCTGCCCAAAGGGTATCTCAACACCATTCCCGGCACCATTTCCGAACGCGGCTGCGCCTACTGCGGCGCCAAGCACGTCATCGGCACGCCGATGAAGGACGTCATCCATATCAGCCACGGTCCGGTCGGTTGTACCTACGACACCTGGCAGACCAAGCGCTATATCAGTGATAACGACAACTTTCAGCTCAAATACACCTTCGCCACCGACGTGAAGGAGAAACACATCGTTTTCGGCGCCGAGAAACTGCTGAAACAGAACATTATCGAAGCGTTCAAGGCCTTCCCTGAACGCAAACGGATGACCATCTATCAGACCTGTGCCACCGCTCTGATCGGTGACGACATCAGTGCCATCGCCGACGAAGTAATGGAAGAATTGCCGGGCGTGGACATCTTCGTCTGCAACTCCCCTGGCTTCGGCGGTCCCAGTCAGTCCGGTGGCCACCATAAAATCAACATTGCTTGGATCAACCAGAAAGTCGGCACGCTGGAACCGGAAATCACCAGCGACTACGTCATCAACTACGTCGGCGAATACAACATCCAGGGCGATCAGGAAGTGATGCTCGATTTCTTCAACCGCATGGGTATTCAGGTGTTGTCCACCTTTACCGGCAACGGCAAGTACGACGATCTGCGCTGCATGCACCGCGCCCACCTCAATGTGCTGGAATGCGCCCGCTCCGCTGAGTACATCTGCGATGAACTGCGCGAGCGCTACGGCATTCCGCGCCTGGACATCGATGGTTTCGGTTTTAGAGCCCTCGGTGATTCGTTACGCAAGATCGGTCTGTTTTTCGGCATTGAAGATCGCGCCGAAAAAATCATCGCCGAAGAAACCGCCAAGTGGAAGCCGCAGCTCGACTGGTACAAAGAGCGACTGAAAGGCAAAAAGGTCTGCCTGTGGCCGGGCGGCTCCAAACTGTGGCACTGGGCTTACGCCATCCAGGAAGAGATGGGCCTCGATGTGGTCTCGGTTTACACCAAGTTCGGCCATCAGGGCGATATGGAAAAAGGGGTATCGCGCTGCGGCGAAGGCGCTCTGGCCATTGACGACCCCAATGAGCTCGAAGGACTTGAAGCCCTGGAGATGTTGAAACCGGACATTATCTTTACCGGCAAACGTCCGGGTGAAATGGCCAAAAAAGTCAATGTCCCCTATCTCAATGCCCACGCCTACCATAACGGTCCCTGGAAAGGCTGGGAGGGCTGGGTGCGTTTTGCCCGCGATATCTACAATGCCATCTACTCGCCCATCCACCAGATGGCGTTAGTGGACATCAGCCAGGATGAGATTCCCCTCGATCAGGGATTCCTCACCCGGCGCATGCTGTCGGACAAAAATCTGCCCGAAGAGATCACCACCTCGACCACGCTTTCGGAATATACCGGCAACTACGACATCATCGCCGATCTGCGCAATAAAACCTATCCCGAGTTTCCCATGACCTCGGACGAAGCTGTCAAAGCAGCGGTCTGAGCAAGGAGTCAGTCTATGGCCACCCATAAAATAAACAATATGGCGGAGCGCAAGTACGAAAAAGTTTACACCAGCGATCCGCTCGCCAAAGTCGATGCGGACACTAAGGAGAAAATCGGCGCTCTGGAACACTACATCATGAAGCACTGCCTGTGGCAGTTCAATTCCCGCGGCTGGGACCGGCGTAAACAGAACGCCGGCATCCTCGGCAAAACCACCCAGCTGCTGTGCGGAGAAGAAGTTGAGAACGCCACGCCCCAGGAAAAGTGCTATTGGACGGATGCCGTCATGCTGCAGCGCGCCTACCAGGAGCGCTGTCCCTGGATCAATGAAATGTCCAGCGAAGAGATCAAGACGCTGATGCAGCTGTTGAATGCGCGCCTGGACTGGACCCTCATCGACGGCTCCCTCAACCTCGAACTGACCGTCGTTAACTACTAAAAAGCACTATGCATTTAAGATAAAGGAGTCCGTCATGAGTTGCGAAATAATGGAAAAAAGCCGTGTCGGCACAATCAATCCGATTTTTACCTGCCAGCCCGCCGGAGCGCAGTTTGCCAGCATCGGCATCAAAGACTGTACCGGCCTCGTTCATGGCGGCCAGGGTTGTGTCATGTTTGTGCGACTGATCTTCTCCCAGCACTACAAAGAGAGCTTTGAGCTTGCTTCGTCCTCCGTCCATGAAGACGGTGCCGTGTTCGGCGCCTGCCATCGGGTGGAAGAAGGGGTCGACGTGTTGCTGATGCGCTATCCGCACATCAAAATCATTCCGATCATCAGCACCTGCTCCACCGAAATCATCGGCGACGATATTGACGGCGTCGTCCGCAAGCTAAACGAGGGCTTGCTCAAAGAGAAATATGCCGACCGGGAAGTCCACCTGATCCCGATTCACACTCCCAGCTTCGTCAACAGCATGATCGGCGGCTATGACATCGCGGTGCGCGATTTCGTCAAGTACTTTGCCACCAAAGGGAAGCCGAGCGGCAAACTCAACCTGATGACCGGCTGGGTCAACCCCGGCGACGTCAAAGCGCTCAAGCACCTGCTCAAAGAGATGGATATCGATGCCACCGTGCTGTTTGAAATCGAGAGCTTTGATTCGCCGCAGATGCCGGACGGCAGCGCCATTTCCCACGGCAGTACGACCATCGATGATCTGCGCGGCACCGCCAACGCTGTCGGCACCCTCGCCCTCAACCGCTATGAGGGCAGCAAAGCGGCACAATGGCTGGAGAAGGAATTTGACCTGCCGACCATCATCGGACCGACCCCCATCGGCATCCGCAACACCGACATCTTTTTAAAAAACCTAAAAACATTGACGGGCAAGCCGATCCCCCGGTCGCTGGTTGAAGAACGGGGCCGCGCCATCGATGCCCTGACCGACCTCACCCACATGTTCTTCGCTGGCAAAAAGGTCGCCAT
This is a stretch of genomic DNA from uncultured Desulfuromonas sp.. It encodes these proteins:
- a CDS encoding glycoside hydrolase family 3 protein — protein: MSVAATCYRPVHRLIFILFLFIPLALSGCQYFAGTRAGTVEPPLEEKIGQLLLVGFRGQTLEQAPTLVKDVQKRHLGGVILFDVDVQLGQTGRNIATPAQLQQLTSNLQALSDQPLLIAIDQEGGRIARLKPAQGFPATPSHHELGEAADLHQTFEQSKALANTLENMGFNLNLAPVVDLCSNPDNPVIAKLDRCFSANPEKVSEQASAYIAGHHQTCVLTCLKHFPGHGSSTTDSHQGFTDITASWSEGELIPYRDLIQHGRVDAIMTAHVFNARLDANDPATLSKPIISGLLRGVLGYEGVVISDDLQMKAISDHYGLETAIEKALNAGVDMLVFGNNLSYNEHCVEQAVDMIRRLVKQGRISEERINESWQRITMLKRRLSVKQHRRHSSDLLTVDTHLQGTFGAKAK
- a CDS encoding alpha/beta fold hydrolase, whose protein sequence is MTDYSPPLYLRNGHLQTIYPTLFRKLRCPVYQRERIFTPDDDFLDLDWSCVNGKTLVILCHGLEGNSTRDYIKGMVKAVNGQGMDAVAWNYRGCSGEPNRQKIMYHNGATYDLETVVQHAATSGRYEHIFLIGFSMGGNLALLYAGQQAKNIYPLIRGVVGFSVPCELGHSSQALEHPSCAIYMKRFLIKLHKKLLDKSAQFPDHISIENYHQIKTFKQFDDRYTAPLHGFADAQDYWYRCSCNRHLTRINVPTLIVNALDDPFLINDCYPRDLVKANPCLTLETPRYGGHVGFMLPGQTYWSEQRALSFIQKQLNSHAITA
- a CDS encoding MarR family transcriptional regulator, with product MKTNGIKRWAALSPLIIAVGHAWKRRVNQELTDHNISTATALPIIMLIRQEKPMRQCELAEVLGIEGPSLVRVIDGMEQSGFVERITDPSDRRARLLVLGDAGREVGAEVEKILAELRMTMLEDADPDDVDATIRVLTLLANRLGASPLDPAQT
- a CDS encoding FUSC family protein; this translates as MTQRAPFRPTVQQVVFSLKTFSAAMLAYYIALRFDLPRPFWAVVTVYVVAHPLTGVTTSKAHYRLIGTIIGGIATVILVPLLVSSPFLLTLAIGVWIGLCLFFSLLDPTPRAYVFMLAGYTLAITGFMLTGTPEDSFLYAVSRVEEIGIGLVCSAVINRVVFPLPAGDVVLRQITAWMTDATRLTIDSLDLNSRAENTLKDRQKLAADVRELGQFISHLSYDTSKLTNLADLVRLLQWRMTRLLPSLSTLHDRMLALQSDQGCLSEDLQQLIRQVVIWVKWTGATSAPQPDVPTTRQLYQAITATEKKHCEHNWCDLLTVNFCQHLRLLIKSWNDCTSLHKAIIGNDQQIRFQWQRSARLLDRARHQHRDYGMAFLSAITVVISTSVATLFWIASGWQDGAGIAQLAAIFCCLFATLDDPVPLIRKFALFTAVSIAIAACYQLAIFPRVDGFPALAASLGLSLIPAGLLVAMPPFSVIGAVVSVNIPMAINLQGHLNADFATFANANIATLIGFATAGITTAIVRSIGAETSAKRLLKNSWHDLEKLATTKRLEQIRPFSQRQMDRLALMVPRLAVLPPDSSLAASDFFREMRMGLNMMELHKHKKRLSPDLQCSIDDILRCLAAHYQCKRRVGHAHTEDEAHLVRLLDQTLIQAFNSLSTRSRVVQALIGLRRGIDALPPTCSKTTAEKVYS
- a CDS encoding DUF1656 domain-containing protein — encoded protein: MGQVVDLYGVYLPILTGLALIAYVFNSSLKRALLRCNFYRFVWHPPLFNTASYLIILWALSALTRIH
- a CDS encoding HlyD family secretion protein; the encoded protein is MKSTPAFGRILFTLAMVICAGILSLHLWDYYMEAPWTRDGRICVDVVNLSSDVSGLVSDVLVQDNQLVHKGDVLFRIDRARFELAFEQTKARVSSTQAELKLAQSNLDRYEKLQATAAVTRQQLEQVETAHKQAVAAYDQARADYDLAAYNLKCTEIKAPVNGMVTNLSLWPGNYVKAGESSIALINTDSFYVAGYFEEIKLERIHVGDSAIVSPMGSPLTLNGHVESITYGINDRERSKDSLLVDINPTFSWVRLAQRIPVRIHLDSVPESVRLVAGRTVSVAIVEGSGS
- a CDS encoding TOBE domain-containing protein — its product is MEEILESVGLAGQLWFHKADKPFVGRDKICLLEKIDELGSINKAAKALGISYRTAWDAVNLINNLSDFPLVEKASGGKGGGGTHLTDLGKEIIRKYQLLQQEHQSFLVSLEEKLGDLSGLENFLDRVTVKVSARNVLYGTLANVSYGTVHAKATLTLKGGSLLHAIVTRSAAESLELHEGLSVYALIQAGSVVVADDLDGLRISAGNLFEGTVRRLLNGPVNTEVDLEIPGGDTISAVITAESAQHMKLQPGSRACAFFKASHVILGVAC
- the nifH gene encoding nitrogenase iron protein — encoded protein: MTRKIAIYGKGGIGKSTTTQNTAAALAHFHDKKIFIHGCDPKADSTRLILGGKPQETLMDMLRDYGAEKITNEMVIKNGYKNIQCVESGGPEPGVGCAGRGVITAIDLMEENGAYTDDLDFIFFDVLGDVVCGGFAMPIRDGKAEEVYIVASGEMMAVYAANNICKGLTKYAKQSGVRLGGIICNSRNVDGELGLMKEFTEALGTKMIHFVPRDNIVQKAEFQKKTVTEFDPEENQAQEYCELARKIIENEDFVIPKPLTMDELEDMVVKYGLAD